In one window of Fulvia fulva chromosome 5, complete sequence DNA:
- a CDS encoding Putative Rieske 2Fe-2S iron-sulfur protein, with amino-acid sequence MATVSENPPQPAADYFNATSGATEPVWVHTEPYSARPHFSKLERDVETDVCVVGAGIAGIQTSYELVTRGFNVVLLEAREILSGETGRTSGHLASALDDGYTLIAGKHGQEGAQIAADSHQWAINRVGDVAKKLGIDCEYRLLPGYEFSQYDRVKQPKEHAEENKELEEEVSKAQELGLKVEYDADFKLRGWDGEPDQRGAAIFRDQATFHPTKYLNGVLKWLKEQPNFHCFTHTRVMDFSEKGIEIGPIGHKTVELKTIDGYTVKAQDAIEYDRTYCIAIKVPKGYVEDALFYDEAEEYKYVRLTHCDAEHDYLVVGGCDHKEEPLGRFKELETWTRERFTKAGSVDYAWSGQVFEPVDFMAFIGRDPGTKHTWIMTGDSGNGLTHFVLGADIIATEISGQAHPWSKLYRPNRVASILKSGKQMLSHDLQINAQYKRFFQSDIEDIADLPNGEGGVLNPTTKTPTAVYKDDEGNVHKLSALCPHLKGVVCWNRTEKSWDCPVHGSRFSKDGVCVMGPAKGNLSPFDENAKQEQAKTGIEV; translated from the exons ATGGCCACCGTTTCTGAGAACCCACCACAACCAGCAGCAGACTACTTCAACGCCACGTCCGGAGCAACAGAGCCAGTCTGGGTCCACACAGAGCCGTACAGCGCCCGCCCACACTTTTCCAAGCTTGAACGCGATGTTGAGACCGATGTCTGCGTCGTGGGAGCTGGTATTGCTGGGATCCAGACCTCTTACGAACTCGTCACCCGCGGTTTCAACGTTGTCCTACTCGAGGCACGCGAGATTCTGAGCGGCGAGACTGGCCGTACTTCAGGCCACCTGGCTAGCGCTCTTGACGACGGCTACACGCTCATTGCTGGCAAGCACGGCCAGGAGGGTGCCCAGATTGCTGCCGATAGCCACCAGTGGGCCATCAACCGAGTTGGAGACGTTGCGAAGAAGCTGGGCATTGACTGCGAGTATCGCCTGCTACCAGGCTACGAGTTTTCCCAGTACGACCGTGTCAAGCAGCCAAAGGAGCACGCAGAGgagaacaaggagctcgagGAGGAGGTTTCCAAGGCACAGGAACTTGGGCTGAAGGTCGAATACGATGCAGACTTCAAGCTCCGCGGCTGGGATGGTGAGCCTGACCAGCGTGGTGCTGCTATCTTCAGAGATCAAGCTACATTCCACCCCACCAAATACCTCAACGGTGTCCTGAAGTGGCTCAAGGAGCAGCCAAACTTCCACTGCTTCACCCATACTCGCGTCATGGACTTCTCCGAGAAAGGTATCGAAATTGGACCAATTGGACACAAGACGGTCGAGCTCAAGACAATCGATGGCTACACAGTCAAGGCTCAGGACGCT ATAGAGTACGACCGCACCTACTGCATCGCCATTAAAGTACCCAAGGGCTATGTTGAAGATGCCCTGTTCTACGACGAGGCAGAGGAATACAAGTATGTGCGTTTGACACACTGTGATGCCGAGCATGATTACTTGGTAGTGGGTGGTTGCGATCACAAG GAGGAACCACTTGGACGCTTCAAGGAGCTCGAGACGTGGACTCGCGAACGCTTCACCAAAGCAGGCTCCGTAGATTATGCTTGGTCCGGCCAGGTCTTCGAGCCAGTCGACTTCATGGCCTTCATCGGTCGCGATCCTGGAACCAAGCACACTTGGATCATGACTGGTGACTCGGGAAATGGACTTACTCACTTCGTCCTCGGTGCCGACATCATTGCCACCGAGATCTCTGGCCAAGCTCACCCATGGTCGAAACTCTACAGACCCAATCGTGTCGCGTCCATCCTCAAGAGCGGCAAGCAAATGCTCTCCCACGATCTCCAGATCAATGCACAGTACAAACGCTTTTTCCAGTCCGACATCGAGGACATCGCAGACTTGCCCAACGGCGAGGGCGGCGTCCTCAACCCGACTACGAAGACACCGACTGCTGTATACAAAGACGACGAGGGTAACGTGCACAAGCTCAGCGCTCTCTGTCCTCATTTGAAGGGAGTCGTGTGCTGGAACCGCACTGAGAAGAGCTGGGATTGCCCTGTTCACGGATCGAGATTCTCAAAGGACGGCGTTTGTGTGATGGGACCGGCGAAGGGCAACCTCTCACCATTCGATGAGAATGCTAAGCAGGAGCAAGCCAAGACGGGTATCGAGGTGTGA
- a CDS encoding ATP-dependent RNA helicase dbp9 — MAKRKLNAQDIPEPVDGEDNSKATSTKATKATFATLNLDSRLLQAVNKSKFSAPTPVQIKAIPLAIEGKDILARAKTGSGKTLAYLLPTLHNILQRKAANKRSKTTSALILVPTKELATQVATTVKDFTSFCAGDIRCENITRKEDAAVTKARLAEKPDIVVATPARAVQWSNDETLNLDEVKHLIIDEADLVLSYGYEDDLKSIATSLPAGVQKMMVSATMRTEVDTLSSLFFGKEEGAGPEVLDLSSEEAAEKPTLAQYTVRTAEDEKFLLIYAIFKLQLIKGKVIIFVADIDRCYRIKLFLEQFGIRSCVLNSELPVNSRLHVVEEFNRGVYDIIIAADEGGVVGIEEAKNAHRKRRRLEKEEKKEEEEEEIWEGMADDVEAGAEDGEEDTAAPAVQRPAKKERKPRNDREYGVSRGIDFRYVTCVLNFDLPTTSKSYTHRIGRTARAGQSGMALTFYVPQEHYRKHKPTSIPQCEKDEKVLEKIKQKQADKGSEIKEWGLDWAKLEGFRYRLADALRSVTRIAVREARTKELRNELIKSEKLKRHFEENPEDLRHLRHDTESHAVRQQPHLKHVPDYLLPSGGKAAVSKDVGFVWMRKERENRIRKARAVNKGRGKGRLAKGKGLDPLKSLNAKGRGKK; from the coding sequence ATGGCCAAGAGAAAGCTAAATGCCCAGGATATCCCCGAACCCGTCGACGGGGAAGATAATTCGAAAGCAACGTCCACGAAAGCGACCAAGGCAACCTTCGCGACGCTGAACCTCGACTCTCGACTGCTCCAAGCAGTGAACAAATCCAAGTTCTCAGCTCCCACACCCGTACAGATCAAGGCGATACCTCTTGCGATTGAAGGCAAGGACATACTTGCACGTGCAAAAACAGGCTCTGGCAAGACGCTCGCATACCTCCTCCCAACACTTCACAACATCTTGCAGCGAAAAGCAGCAAACAAGCGCTCGAAGACAACATCAGCTTTGATCCTCGTTCCGACCAAAGAACTTGCGACACAAGTAGCGACTACCGTCAAGGACTTCACTTCTTTCTGCGCCGGCGACATTCGTTGCGAAAACATCACCAGGAAGGAAGATGCTGCAGTTACCAAGGCGAGACTGGCAGAGAAGCCGGACATCGTCGTCGCCACACCAGCAAGAGCCGTGCAGTGGTCGAATGATGAGACACTGAATCTGGATGAGGTCAAGCATTTGATCATCGACGAGGCAGATCTCGTGCTGAGCTATGGCTACGAGGATGACCTCAAGAGCATTGCCACTTCTCTCCCGGCCGGCGTGCAGAAGATGATGGTGTCTGCGACCATGCGCACAGAAGTGGATACCCTATCGAGTCTGTTCTTCGGCAAGGAAGAGGGAGCTGGACCGGAGGTTCTGGATTTATCGAGTGAAGAGGCTGCTGAGAAACCGACACTGGCACAGTACACTGTTCGGACTGCCGAGGACGAGAAGTTCCTGCTCATCTATGCTATCTTCAAGCTGCAGCTCATCAAGGGCAAGGTCATCATCTTTGTTGCAGACATCGACCGTTGCTACCGCATCAAGCTGTTTCTGGAGCAGTTTGGCATCAGGAGTTGTGTGTTGAATTCGGAGTTACCTGTTAACAGCAGATTACATGTGGTGGAAGAGTTCAATCGCGGTGTCTACGATATCATCATTGCTGCGGATGAAGGAGGGGTGGTGGGCATCGAGGAGGCTAAGAATGCCCACAGGAAGAGACGAAGgctagaaaaggaagagaagaaggaagaggaagaagaagaaATCTGGGAGGGTATGGCAGACGATGTCGAGGCGGGAGCAGAGGACGGTGAAGAGGATACTGCTGCACCTGCTGTACAACGACCCGCGAAGAAGGAACGCAAACCTCGCAATGACCGCGAGTATGGTGTCTCGCGTGGTATCGACTTCCGCTACGTGACCTGCGTGCTCAACTTCGACCTACCCACAACCTCGAAATCTTACACGCACCGCATTGGCCGCACAGCTCGCGCGGGACAGTCCGGCATGGCACTAACCTTCTACGTTCCCCAGGAACACTACAGAAAGCACAAACCAACCAGCATACCCCAATGCGAGAAAGACGAGAAAGTGCTCGAGAAGATCAAGCAAAAGCAAGCCGACAAAGGCAGCGAAATCAAAGAATGGGGTCTAGACTGGGCAAAGCTCGAAGGCTTCCGATATCGACTAGCAGACGCTCTCCGCTCCGTCACTCGCATCGCGGTCCGAGAAGCCAGAACCAAAGAACTGCGAAATGAGCTCATCAAGTCTGAAAAGCTGAAGCGTCACTTCGAGGAGAATCCGGAGGACttgaggcatttgagacaTGATACCGAGAGCCATGCGGTGAGGCAGCAGCCGCATCTGAAGCATGTGCCTGATTATCTCCTACCGAGTGGTGGAAAAGCGGCGGTGAGTAAGGATGTGGGGTTTGTTTGGATGAGGAAGGAGAGGGAGAATCGGATAAGGAAGGCGAGGGCGGTGAATAAGGGGAGGGGGAAGGGCAGGCTCGCCAAGGGCAAGGGGTTGGATCCGTTGAAGAGTCTTAATGCTAAAGGACGGGGCAAGAAATAG
- a CDS encoding Choline transport protein: MAASENEKHANYTTQGDADSSASQEASSDVIAQTRVQRVFNSVQFFLLSIAFMSSWESIAGNLYTVFYNGGPQTLVWGFLLVWCGAMSQAASMAEMASVQPIAGAMYHWTYALAPRSMRRFATWIQAWLTWAGWISMTVGIANSTASWITSIVQLNYPDYSSKLWHTTLMVWAMIAIWVSFNLFKFGRWVPWIESAAGFLHIVLFITFSITLLVLSPKHTVDFVFLSRVDSRTTSGWQNSFISWNLGLQTSVWAFVGFDAAVHLSEEVQRPASTVPKVMFFTNLLNGLMAWLWIIVILYCMGDPSDALQYPQPMLAVLLNASGSTRAAAAMGSLLVLISMCVGIVNVASMSRLTWSWARDGGFPKVLAYVDSQKRVPARAVLFSVGSVILLTFINFGSSLALQVFVSLSTVAMYLSYFIAILMMLLRRLSSTPPERGPWSMGRFGLPVNIFALVYTAYIIIWLPFPTTMSITGANFNYASPVLFFVLLIALGLWMVKRKNWPGLREDIIEELRFMILARLKQWTALAAICASIATAQSCGTCTNDSPQPIERVEAPWELKGTVYSILLVPLEGTLTGDLPVKAFPPFERHYPEAIQGDYAGLVGMIQVIRYTESPVGPYDELLLVPGFFNNEVPTEDGDTEKQMRVRVSRIYVSQKYTAWNGRKNWNIPKHLAQFDWTEADDGTVGVKIYPFDTTGDASESAPAEKPWFQFKFRSGLLDAINLPVTTDIYKLVGINATLLQPPLPAGNDSCGILTGTDRWKATVPGQYSDFSSFGTFDLDQDGSDAGADGKNAVGDEYFDNFWPGLGRYNLGLKMDQATITFSEPEVY, from the exons ATGGCGGCTTCGGAGAACGAGAAGCATGCAAACTATACTACTCAGGGAGACGCAGACAGCAGCGCATCACAGGAGGCTTCGAGCGATGTGATTGCGCAAACAAGAGTCCAG CGCGTCTTCAACTCGGTCCAGTTCTTCTTGCTCTCAATCGCATTCATGAGCTCGTGGGAGTCGATCGCAGGCAACTTGTATACTGTCTTCTACAACGGCGGTCCTCAAACCCTGGTATGGGGCTTCCTGCTGGTATGGTGCGGCGCGATGAGCCAAGCTGCAAGTATGGCAGAGATGGCCAGTGTTCAGCCCATAGCTGGTGCGATGTACCACTGGACATACGCACTGGCGCCTCGAAGCATGCGGCGCTTCGCGACATGGATTCAAGCCTGGCTTACATGGGCGGGCTGGATCTCCATGACGGTTGGCATCGCTAACAGCACGGCATCTTGGATTACTTCAATTGTGCAGCTGAATTACCCCGACTATAGCTCCAAGCTGTGGCACACGACATTGATGGTCTGGGCCATGATCGCGATCTGGGTCTCTTTCAACCTGTTCAAGTTCGGCAGATGGGTTCCGTGGATAGAATCTGCGGCTGGCTTCCTTCACATTGTTCTATTCATCACATTCAGCATCACTTTGCTAGTGCTTTCGCCCAAGCATACCGTCGACTTTGTCTTCCTTAGTCGAGTTGATTCTAGGACAACGTCTGGCTGGCAGAACAGCTTCATCAGCTGGAATCTGGGCTTGCAAACGTCGGTGTGGGCGTTCGTAG GCTTTGATGCTGCTGTCCACCTGAGCGAGGAAGTTCAACGACCTGCAAGCACCGTCCCAAAGGTCATGTTCTTTACAAATCTGCTGAACGGACTCATGGCGTGGCTTTGGATCATCGTCATTTTGTACTGCATGGGCGACCCGAGCGACGCCTTGCAGTACCCTCAGCCCATGCTAGCGGTATTGCTAAACGCGTCAGGGTCGACGAGGGCGGCCGCGGCCATGGGCTCCCTCCTGGTCCTAATCAGCATGTGTGTTGGCATCGTGAACGTTGCGTCAATGTCTCGTTTGACCTGGAGTTGGGCTCGAGATGGCGGCTTCCCGAAAGTACTTGCATAC GTCGATTCCCAGAAGCGGGTGCCAGCGCGCGCGGTCCTCTTTTCGGTGGGATCCGTCATTCTGCTCACTTTCATCAATTTTGGCAGCTCTTTGGCACTTCAAGTCTTCGTGTCACTCTCGACCGTGGCAATGTATCTGAGCTACTTCATTGCCATCCTCATGATGTTGCTTAGACGGCTATCGTCAACGCCCCCGGAACGCGGACCTTGGAGCATGGGCAGATTTGGGTTGCCAGTCAACATTTTCGCGCTGGTCTATACAGCTTACATCATAATATGGCTGCCCTTCCCGACAACAATGTCGATCACGGGGGCCAATTTCAATTATGCATCACCGGTGCTGTTCTTTGTACTGCTGATAGCTTTGGGGCTGTGGATGGTGAAGAGGAAGAATTGGCCAGGCTTGAGGGAGGACATCATCGAG GAATTGCGCTTCATGATTTTGGCACGGCTCAAGCAATGGACCGCCCTCGCGGCTATCTGCGCCAGCATCGCAACAGCGCAATCGTGTGGTACCTGCACGAACGACTCGCCGCAACCTATTGAGCGCGTCGAGGCGCCATGGGAATTGAAGGGAACAGTCTACTCCATCCTGCTGGTGCCATTGGAAGGTACCCTTACAGGTGACCTGCCAGTTAAGGCGTTCCCGCCGTTCGAACGACATTATCCGGAAGCTATTCAAGGCGACTATGCTGGACTCGTCGGGATGATCCAGGTCATCCGCTACACGGAGAGTCCAGTCGGGCCGTATGATGAATTGCTCTTGGTTCCAGGCTTCTTCAATAATGAGGTTCCAACTGAGGATGGGGACACCGAGAAGCAGATGCGTGTGAGAGTGTCCAGAATCTATGTTTCTCAGAAGTACACAGCGTGGAATGGAAGGAAGA ATTGGAATATCCCCAAACACCTGGCACAATTCGACTGGACGGAAGCCGACGACGGTACAGTAGGTGTCAAGATCTACCCCTTCGACACCACCGGCGACGCAAGCGAGTCCGCCCCAGCAGAAAAGCCCTGGTTCCAGTTCAAGTTCCGTTCCGGTCTGCTAGACGCCATCAACCTCCCAGTGACTACCGACATCTACAAGCTCGTTGGCATCAACGCTACGTTGCTGCAGCCACCACTTCCAGCAGGTAATGACTCCTGTGGTATTCTGACAGGGACCGACCGCTGGAAGGCGACCGTGCCGGGGCAATATAGCGATTTCTCGAGCTTCGGGACTTTTGATCTTGACCAGGATGGAAGCGATGCTGGTGCTGATGGGAAGAATGCTGTGGGTGATGAGTACTTTGATAATTTCTGGCCGGGGCTTGGAAGGTATAACTTGGGGTTGAAGATGGATCAGGCGACTATCACGTTCAGTGAGCCTGAAGTCTACTAA
- a CDS encoding Short chain dehydrogenase citE, which yields MTNLLTISTPTEVLAAMAAMGHDPRATRNTIGMDFTPTQRTETYPFISPSQHNLTGRSVFITGASKGLGAAYAISYAKAGITNIGLSARSDLDLVEERVLVAAKRAERPTPRILKVKIDVTKNEQVTEAAERVKDVFGGGVDILINNAGTIDAGVPMVEVDVVEWWHTFHVNVLGTFHVTRAFTPLVLASSLKTIIMVGSAWGLTTFAENSAYQITKLTEFRLVDMVNVNSPPMCPAKEPGGRDEGLLCYMVHPDAIRTELAAGLGEKLRFMLVSSAELAADGLVWLTAERREWLRGRFVSCMWDLEEFVGLREEIVRENLLKVRMSVGG from the coding sequence ATGACAAACCTCCTAACCATCTCCACCCCCACCGAGGTTCTCGCCGCCATGGCTGCCATGGGCCACGATCCCCGAGCGACACGCAACACCATCGGTATGGACTTCACCCCAACTCAGCGGACAGAGACATACCCCTTCATCTCCCCTTCCCAACACAACCTCACCGGCCGCTCCGTCTTCATCACCGGCGCCTCCAAAGGCCTCGGCGCAGCATATGCCATCTCCTACGCCAAAGCTGGCATCACGAATATAGGCCTATCCGCCCGCTCGGATTTGGACCTTGTGGAAGAAAGGGTCCTCGTCGCCGCGAAGAGAGCCGAGCGCCCTACTCCGCGAATCTTGAAGGTGAAGATAGATGTTACGAAGAATGAGCAAGTCACCGAAGCTGCGGAGCGGGTCAAAGATGTCTTCGGTGGCGGGGTTGATATTCTAATCAATAACGCCGGTACCATCGATGCTGGCGTTCCTATGGTTGAGGTCGACGTTGTTGAATGGTGGCATACGTTCCATGTGAACGTCCTCGGCACGTTCCACGTCACACGCGCTTTCACGCCTCTGGTGCTCGCCTCGTCGCTCAAGACCATCATCATGGTCGGCTCCGCCTGGGGCCTCACAACCTTCGCAGAGAACTCCGCATATCAGATTACCAAGCTCACGGAGTTTCGGTTGGTGGATATGGTCAATGTCAATTCTCCCCCGATGTGTCCTGCGAAGGAGCCAGGTGGTAGGGATGAGGGATTGCTGTGCTATATGGTGCATCCGGATGCGATCAGGACAGAGCTGGCAGCGGGGTTGGGGGAGAAATTGCGCTTTATGTTGGTGAGTTCGGCGGAGTTGGCGGCTGATGGGTTGGTGTGGTTGACGGCTGAGAGGCGGGAGTGGTTGAGGGGGAGGTTTGTCAGTTGTATGTGGGATCTTGAGGAGTTTGTGGGGTTGAGGGAGGAGATTGTTAGGGAAAATTTGTTGAAGGTGAGGATGAGTGTTGGTGGGTAA
- a CDS encoding Endoglucanase EG-II codes for MKTTLLTLAAAAGSAMAGTVSLAGVNIAGLEFGTSTDGSCTTTSATDPGDDGIAQMQHFANDDGLNTFRLPVSWQYLLNNNLGGTLDATNFAAYDKLVQGCLKTTAKMCIIDLHNYARWNGQIVGQGGPSNTEFASVWSQIATKYKHNPKVAFGLMNEPHDVDITKWAETVQAGVTAIRKAGAYHPTHKILLPGNEWTHVAGFIDNGSAAALANITNVDGTKHNLIFDVHTYLDSDGSGTHTSCTTNNADAFKTLGEWLRTNNRKAILTETGGGATDSSCLTMLCEQFDTMNSYSDVYLGWVTWAAGKFETSYVLSETPTLSGSTWTDQELVKKCIVGKFKN; via the exons ATGAAGACTACACTTCTCACCTTAGCCGCCGCAGCTGGCTCTGCGATGGCTGGCACCGTGTCCCTTGCCGGCGTCAACATAGCAGGATTGGAATTCGGCACAAGCACAGACGGAAGCTGCACAACAACAA GCGCGACCGACCCAGGCGACGATGGCATTGCACAGATGCAGCACTTCGCGAACGACGACGGCCTCAACACCTTCCGCCTGCCAGTCAGCTGGCAGTACCTCCTCAACAACAACCTCGGAGGCACTCTCGACGCAACCAACTTTGCGGCATACGACAAGCTTGTGCAGGGGTGCCTGAAGACCACAGCGAAGATGTGCATCATCGACTTGCACAACTACGCACGCTGGAATGGACAGATTGTTGGTCAGGGAGGTCCCAGCAACACCGAGTTCGCCTCGGTGTGGTCACAGATCGCCACGAAGTACAAGCACAACCCCAAGGTGGCTTTCGGCCTTATGAACGAGCCA CACGACGTCGACATCACCAAGTGGGCAGAGACGGTTCAAGCCGGTGTGACCGCTATCCGCAAAGCCGGAGCCTACCATCCCACCCACAAGATCCTTCTGCCAGGCAACGAATGGACCCACGTTGCCGGCTTCATCGACAATGGCTCCGCAGCAGCGCTCGCCAACATCACCAACGTCGACGGCACCAAGCACAACCTCATCTTCGACGTGCACACCTACCTCGACTCAGACGGCAGTGGCACGCACACATCCTGCACCACCAACAACGCCGATGCATTCAAGACTCTGGGCGAGTGGCTTCGCACTAACAACAGGAAGGCCATTCTCACCGAGACTGGTGGTGGTGCTACTGACAGCTCCTGCTTGACGATGCTGTGTGAGCAGTTCGACACGATGAACAGCTATTCTGACGTTTATTTAGGATGGGTCACATGGGCGGCCGGAAAGTTCGAGACTAGCTATGTGCTTTCCGAGACTCCAACGCTGAGCGGCAGCACTTGGACTGATCAGGAGCTGGTCAAGAAGTGCATCGTGGGGAAGTTCAAGAACTAG
- a CDS encoding Urea active transporter, with amino-acid sequence MNWISPRSYRPACSSKDLCHNAKSKRSAAVNFVTSHRRRRRHFISLSPTFDQSFARQGVSESMIQLAYLAGRFLSLIHPLSPPTNNHLSSLSSSSRKSYIRRNQLIIDHAEQIAPSSIGIARCGYMPLPATAARYSVFWHTLLRPCTSWQAKMAENDAMKVLPAGAGYAIVIGIGGVFAAIMRAITCLQNRYTGFSSKQAEEFNTASRSVKPGLIASGIVSSCTWSATLLTSSTFAYSYGVCGPMWYGAMGTLQILLFALIAIKIKANAPGAHTFPEILLAKHGKVAHLTYLFFGLCTNMLVGACLVLGGSQVVSALTGMNVYSSCFLIPLVVAACVVAGGLRSTFIADYIHTAVLFVAIFVFSFCLYATSDLVGSPSRLYDLLLDASENMPIAKNAGNGSYLAFRSVDGLVFAIDLFAAGFSTVWLDQAYWQRAIASRPESSVKAYLLGGVAWYGIPFGFATAMGLGCAALTRNPRFPTYPDALSAAQNNAGLSSAGHSDHSAWTWWRGTDVDTALHGSDINSLLTFDVYKTYVEPDAPSSKLVKISHYGIMTYALVLAAFCCILNAVGINLTWLLTVLAIIVGGGAVPVGLVLIWKRTSTAAAIASPWIGLACGLIAWFITAWKRSGEISITSTGDTTNAVAGNITSFGVGWVTYVILTLLSPAKYTSTDARHIERSNKIQGIMNPTSFPATLSGSATTQISEVASEKKQLPGPAAAEEPATLALTGNDLVDFLETSHIEPMDPEAVKSSERIAIGANVIFISIAVILVPFMLFGTGYVYSRAFFEGWVVVSFLWVWVSMIICVIYPVFESTGALKGVSLGLWRDCMALFGTKRSPAAQSAGDA; translated from the exons ATGAATTGGATCTCGCCACGTAGCTACCGGCCAGCGTGTTCAAGCAAAGACCTTTGCCACAATGCTAAGTCGAAGCGCTCGGCGGCAGTCAACTTTGTCACCAGCCATCGGAGGAGGCGTCGGCACTTCATATCGCTAAGTCCTACGTTCGATCAATCTTTCGCGCGACAAGGAGTGAGTGAAAGTATGATCCAGCTCGCCTATCTGGCTGGCCGCTTCCTCTCGCTTATACATCCGTTATCTCCGCCAACGAACAACCACCTATCGTCCTTATCGAGTTCCTCACGCAAAAGCTACATCAGGAGGAACCAACTTATCATAGACCATGCTGAACAGATTGCCCCATCAAGCATTGGTATCGCAAGATGTGGCTATATGCCCTTGCCAGCAACAGCTGCGCGATATTCCGTCTTCTGGCATACGCTTCTTCGTCCTTGCACCTCCTGGCAGGCTAAGATGGCAGAAAACGATGCTATGAAAGTGCTGCCTGCTGGAGCAGGCTATGCTATTGTCATCGGCATTGGTGGGGTATTCGCTGCCATCATGCGAGCGATCACTTGCCTACAGAATCGCTAT ACAGGCTTCTCGTCGAAGCAGGCTGAAGAGTTCAACACTGCCTCAAGATCGGTGAAGCCAGGTCTCATTGCTTCTGGTATAGTTTCCT CGTGCACATGGTCGGCAACGCTTCTAACCAGCTCGACTTTCGCATATTCGTACGGAGTCTGTGGTCCAATGTGGTACGGCGCTATGGGCACCTTGCAGATCCTACTCTTTGCCCTAATTGCCATAAAGATCAAGGCCAACGCACCAGGAGCGCACACCTTTCCGGAGATCCTTCTGGCGAAGCACGGAAAGGTCGCTCACCTAACGTACCTGTTCTTTGGACTCTGCACCAATATGCTGGTAGGAGCATGCTTGGTACTCGGCGGCTCACAGGTGGTCTCCGCTCTCACTGGCATGAATGTCTATTCATCGTGCTTCCTCATACCGTTGGTGGTCGCTGCTTGTGTGGTTGCTGGTGGGCTGAGGTCCACATTCATCGCTGATTACATCCACACTGCAGTCCTGTTTGTGGCAATCTTCGTCTTTAGTTTCTGCTTATATGCAACGAGTGACCTGGTTGGCTCGCCAAGCAGACTTTACGATCTGCTCCTCGACGCATCCGAGAACATGCCCATTGCGAAGAACGCTGGCAACGGGTCGTACCTGGCGTTCCGATCAGTTGATGGCTTGGTGTTCGCGATCGATCTCTTCGCGGCTGGGTTCTCGACAGTATGGCTCGATCAGGCATATTGGCAAAGAGCAATCGCCTCCCGGCCTGAAAGCAGTGTCAAGGCATATCTTCTTGGCGGCGTCGCCTGGTACGGTATCCCGTTCGGCTTCGCTACAGCCATGGGTCTCGGCTGCGCAGCTTTGACTAGGAATCCAAGATTTCCCACATACCCAGACGCACTGTCTGCAGCCCAGAACAACGCCGGACTGTCCTCCGCCGGCCACAGCGATCACTCTGCTTGGACCTGGTGGCGTGGTACTGATGTTGATACTGCTCTTCATGGCAGTGACATCAA TTCGCTACTTACCTTCGACGTGTACAAGACGTACGTCGAACCGGATGCACCATCTTCCAAGCTGGTCAAGATATCGCATTACGGTATCATGACATATGCGCTGGTCCTTGCAGCTTTCTGCTGCATCCTGAATGCGGTCGGGATCAACCTCACCTGGCTTCTGACAGTGCTCGCCATCATTGTTGGCGGTGGTGCTGTACCTGTAGGACTCGTGCTCATCTGGAAACGCACATCAACCGCTGCGGCTATCGCCTCGCCATGGATTGGTCTGGCTTGCGGTCTGATAGCTTGGTTCATCACTGCCTGGAAAAGATCGGGCGAGATATCGATCACGAGCACGGGAGACACCACCAATGCTGTGGCCGGAAATATCACGAGCTTCGGCGTTGGTTGGGTGACCTATGTCATCCTGACCTTACTGTCTCCAGCAAAGTACACCAGCACCGATGCTCGACATATCGAGCGTAGCAACAAGATCCAAGGTATCATGAACCCAACATCGTTCCCTGCGACACTAAGTGGGAGTGCCACGACTCAGATCAGCGAGGTGGCATCCGAGAAGAAGCAATTACCGGGACCTGCTGCGGCGGAAGAGCCAGCTACCCTAGCCCTTACCGGCAATGACCTCGTTGACTTTCTCGAAACATCACACATCGAGCCAATGGATCCTGAAGCTGTCAAAAGCAGCGAGCGCATTGCTATTGGTGCGAATGTGATCTTCATCTCGATAGCTGTGATCCTGGTTCCTTTTATGCTATTCGGGACTGGCTATGTGTACAGTCGTGCCTTCTTTGAAGGATGG GTCGTTGTCAGCTTCCTCTGGGTTTGGGTCTCGATGATCATATGCGTGATATACCCCGTCTTCGAAAGCACTGGAGCTCTGAAGGGGGTGTCTCTGGGACTATGGCGGGATTGCATGGCCCTATTTGGAACGAAGAGATCACCAGCAGCACAAAGTGCTGGAGATGCATGA